The genomic DNA TCCATTTAATCACCTCCGTTATCTTTTCTTTTTATTTTAACATTAATCAACATTATTAATAAAAAAGGTGGCCCTCCCGCCACCTTTTTTGTTGTACGGGAGGGCATGACCTAGCTATTAATTAATTTTGAAATAGTATCTTTTAATTCAGTGAGATCTGAGGTTTTAACAACATAAGCATTTGCCGCCCATGAGGCTAAATCATTTTTATAGTGAGAGTAAGCCGTTAAAATTATAATTTTTGCATCTTTCTTTATTTCTCTAATTTTTCCAGCGACTTCAAGGCCATTCATCCCGGGCATTTCAATGTCAATAGTAACTAAATCATACTCTTTTTCTCTAAACATTTTTAAGGCTTCTTCGCCATTTTTTGCTTCGTCAACATCATATCCAGACTCTTCAAGCTCTTCTTTTATTAAAAGTCTCATATTTTCCTCATCTTCAACAACGAGTATTCTTTTTTTACTCATAATATTTCACCCCTTTCCTTCTAGAAGAGGAATTACTAAAC from Thermosipho atlanticus DSM 15807 includes the following:
- a CDS encoding response regulator, encoding MSKKRILVVEDEENMRLLIKEELEESGYDVDEAKNGEEALKMFREKEYDLVTIDIEMPGMNGLEVAGKIREIKKDAKIIILTAYSHYKNDLASWAANAYVVKTSDLTELKDTISKLINS